Genomic DNA from Modestobacter versicolor:
CTGACCGGGTCGACGGGGTCAGCTGACGGGGGTCGTCCACGGCGTCGGTTAGGCTGGACCGTCGAGAGCCCCCGATCCACCGGGTGCGAGCCCACCCCGTGGTCAACGGGACAGGAGACTGACGATGATCGAGCTGGTCCTCAACGTGCTGCTGGTGCTCACCAGCGTGCTGCTGATCGTCCTGATCCTGCTGCACCGCGGCAAGGGCGGCGGCCTCTCCTCGATGTTCGGCGGCGCGGTGTCCTCGCAGCTGTCCGGCAGCTCCGTCGTCGAGAAGAACCTCAACCGGCTGACCGTCTTCGCCGGGCTGATCTGGACCGTCTGCATCGTCGCGCTGGGCATCCTGATCAAGGTCTGAGCAACGACCTCCGCGCCCCCACCCGCTCGCAAGCTCGCGGCGGGCCCCTGAACGGGGGCCGGAACCGCACCACCTCGCTCCGCTCGGCGGCGGGCCCCCGACGAGGGCCGTTCCAGCAGGTCGCCAGCGTGCGAACGATTGCATCAGCGGACCGGTGCGTGCCGGTACTGACGGTGTCCGCATCGTGACCCGAGAGTGCCTGTCCAGGCCCTAGACTGCCCGGGCGGTGATCAAGAGCACCGCGATCGAAGCCGACGATCAGGGGGCCGCTCGTGGCTGGTGGGAATGCGATCCGGGGCAGCCGGGTCGGTGCGGGTCCGATGGGTGAGGCCGAGCGGGGCGAGGCTGCGCCCCGGCACCGGGTGGGGTTCTGGTGCGCGAACGGGCACGAGTCGCGG
This window encodes:
- the secG gene encoding preprotein translocase subunit SecG — encoded protein: MIELVLNVLLVLTSVLLIVLILLHRGKGGGLSSMFGGAVSSQLSGSSVVEKNLNRLTVFAGLIWTVCIVALGILIKV